GGGGCGCGCCGAAGTAGCCGGTGAGCCGGGCCCGGTCGTCGGGGTGCAGCGGCTCCCCGCTGGTCAGCAGCAGCCGGGGCCGCCAGGGCGCCCGCGCCATGCCCTGCCGGAGCAGTTCGGTGCGCAGGTCCAGCAGGTAGGTCGGCTTGCCGTACAGGACCGGGGCCGGGAACCGGGCCAGGACGGCCGGGACGGACGCCCCCGCGTCGGGCAGTTGCAGGCGCAGGTAGAGCCCGTCGTTCAGGGCCGGGAGCGGGCGGACGAAAGTGGGCCGTCCGGGTTTGTTGCTGACGAACAGGACCGCGGGCGCGCCGCGCGAGAAGAGCTCCCCGGGCAGTCCGGCGATTTCCCGGATCTGGGCGAAGAAACGGTGGTTCACCGCGTACCAGGCGGATTCGTCCAGGGCCACTTCCAGGGGCTGCCCGGTGGTGCCGCTGGAGGATATCCGGTGCTCCGGTTCGCCGGCCCCCTCCGGGCGGAACCGCCCGCCCTCCGCCTGGTGCTCGGCCCGGCCCACCAGGGGGAAGTCGGCGTCCGCGCCGAGTTCTCGGTAGAAGGGGACGCACCGGCGGGCGTACGCGAGGAATTCGGAATGCACGCTTGCCATGAAACCTGCTTCGTCCGGAAATTCAGACACTTCTTCCGTCGGCAGGAGTGTGACACTTTGCATCTCGCGGTGTCAACCATCGGAAAAGCATTCCCGGGGAACGCCGAAATGGCCCCGGAGAGCACCGTGGGTGCGCTCGCCAAGGCCCTTCCGGTATGGGATTTTTTTATCGGTCCTCAGCGGGCGGCCAGCGCCGCCAGCTCGTCGACGTCGTACTCGGCCCGCGAGAAGTCGCCGTAGCGGGTCAGCTTTCCGCGGCTGGCCCATTTGCGGACGGTCGCCTCGGAGACCCCGGCGGCCTGGGCCGCCAGCCGGGTCGGCAGGGTGCGCGGGCGGGTCGCGGCCGGGGCTCCGGGAGCGCCGGGGCCGCCGGGGGCGGCCAGGGTGCGGCGCAGGGCCAGCCACTCGCCGACCTGCCAGTCGTGCCCGGCCGCGCAGCGGACCGCGCCGCCGGGCCGGGGACCGGCCGTCGACGCCTCCACCGGGCTCCCGCAGCCGGGCCGCGGGCAGCGGCCCAGCAGGACCGCGTCCGCGCCGCGCCGGCGCAGCACCCCGCGGGCCGCGGCCGCGGCCGCGCCGAACTCGTCGGCGGCCTCGTCGGCGGCCGGCAGGGCGAGCAGCGCGTCGAGGTGGCGCAGCAGGAACGCGGCCAGCGGGCCGGCCTCCCGGGCGGGCGCCGGGGCGGCGGGCAGCCGGTCGGCGACCGCCCCGGCCCAGCAGGCCAGCGTTCCGGTGATGCCGGTGCGGGCGGCGCTGGCCTCCTCGTCGAAGCCCGGGCCGCCGCCCCGGCGGCCGCCGCTGACCCGTTCGCGCAGCGGCATCGCGGCCGGCTGGCGCAGCGACTCCAGTTCGCGGTGCAGCCGCTCCAGTTCCACCAGGGCCGCCGCGATCCGGTCGCGGAGTCGGGGCGACGGGCTGGTGCCGCCGCCCGCCGGGGTGTCGTCCACGGCTCGGTTCATGGGTGCTCCTCTGGGCGCGGGGCCCGGTGGCGGGCCGGCGGTGGGGCGGCGGGCGTCCGGTCCGGTCAGTCCCAGCCCCAGCTGCCGGCGGCGGCGACCGTCGCCGTCCCGGCGGGCGCGGCGGTCCCGGCGGCGGCCGTCCCGGTCCCGGCGGCGGTCGGGAGCTCCGCCGTCGCGACCCCCAGCACGGCGGCGGCCGCCGCGGCGAGGACGAGCGAGGTCAGGAAGCGCACAGACATGGGGGGTCCTTTTCGCGGGGACGTCGAATTCACTGGGGCCCGGCCTTCCCGGAGGAGAATTGCGGCATTCCCGCCGCCCCCCTGATTCCAAGAATTCACCTGACCGCCACGAATCAAAGGTGACACATCTTCCGGGCGTCGCTCCAGGTCTGCCCGGTGGCCTCATGCTGCCCAGGCAACAAGGTGCCATTCACCACGCCAGGCGCACCGTTCCGTCGCACAGACCGGCAAGTCCCATACCGCCGGAAACGACCAAATCGGAACGTACGGCACCGCCCCGGAGCAGCTGCCGGACCACCGCGAGAACCCGCTCGCCCGCTATGCGCGCGCTCGGCCCGGTGAGGTAGATGACCCCCAAATGTCCGGAACCACTCGTTCTAGGCGCGTAGACATGTTGCACGAGACAGTCCGAGGGGTGGGCGGACATTTCCCGCGCGACGTCATTGATGTCCCAGGAACCCGCGACGGGACCGGCCGCGGGTCCGGCCGCGCGGTCGGCCGCGCGGCCCGGAACGGAGTCCGGAACGCGGTCCGGACCGGCATCGGGGCTCGGAACGCCGAACCGGATATGTATCGCATACACGGCTGTCCATGGTGGCACGGCGCCGCCCGGGAAACGGACCCGCGAAAGGCCGCTAACTGCCATGGCAGCACACGGCCACCGGCCGGTCAGATCCAGCCGGCCCGGCCCGCCAGCACCCCGGCCTCGAAGCGGCTGCGGGCGCCGAGCCGGCCGGTGAGGTCCGCCATCATCCGCCGCACCGTGCGCAGCGAGACGCCGAGCTGACGGGCCGCCACCTGGTCGGTGCTGCCCGCCTCCAGCAGCCGCAGCAGCTCCAGCTCCTGCGCCGTCGGCCCGTCCTGCTTGCCGGGCCGCACCCCCTCCAGCGGCTGGCCCTGCTGCCAGGACACCTCGAAGAGGTGCACCAGCGCGGCCAGCACCCCGGGCGCGCGCACCATGACGGCGCCGACCTTGGTGTTCTTCGGGTCGGCCGGGAGCAGCGCCGTCTCCCGGTCCACGATCAGCATCCGGATCGGCAGCGACGGGATGGTGCGGATCTCGCCGCCGAGGCCGGCCAGCCAGTGGGCGTACTCGGTGGTGGCGCGGTCGTTGCGGACGCTGTCCAGGTAGAGGGTGCGGATTCGGACACCGGCGGCCAGGGTCCGCTCGTCCAGCGGGCGGCTGGCGTCCAGCGCCTCCCGGCTCTGCGCGCCGCCCGGCATGAAGGACATCAGCTCCTGCCGCGCCTGCCCGGCCAGTTCGGCCAGCCGGGCCCGGACCGAGGCCACCTCGTCCAGCCGCTCCAGGCTGAGGTTGCCGCGCTGGCCCCAGTGCGCCGAGTAGACGGCGGCCAGCTCGGCGGCCTCGCTGCGGGCGTCGGCGAGCTGGGCCTGCTGGGCCCGGATCTCGCTCTCGCGCCGGTTCAGCAGCGCGGCCAGCCCGATCTCGGGGTTGAGCGCGACGGGGCCGGCGGAGTCCTCCGGCGCGTACAGCATGGAGAGTTCGGCCAGGCCGTCCAGGCAGGTGCGGACCTCGGTCTCGGCCATCGTGAGGTGGTGGGCGATCTCGGGGACCCCCCAGCCGGGGCGGGCGACCACCGTGCGGTAGACCTCCAGCAGGTGGTCGTTCAGCCCCAGCAGGGTGGAGAGCCGCCCCTGCTCCGCTCCGGGTTCTCCCCTGCCGTCGCCCAATGCACGCATCTCTCGCACCCTCTCCACGTACACGCCGCGGGCCGCCGCATGTCGAGGGATCTCCCCGCGCCCGCCGCCCGCAGCGATGGTAGTCGGCGGGGGGCATGCCCACACCAGGGGAGGGTGTCCGGCGGGCCGGACAACACCAGGTCAGAGGCCCTCTCCCGCGGCCGGGGCGCCGTCCACCAGCTCGGCCGGCGGCCGTCCCGGGGCCCGCGCGGCGAGCGCGTGGGACAGCTGCCCCCACCCGGCGGGCGACAGCAGCGCCGCCGCCTCGTCGGCCCCGCACAGCCGCCACTCGGCCAACTCCCCCGGGTCGAGCCGAATCCGGGCCAGCTCGGGCTCCGCCAGCGGGCCGCCGTCGAAGACCTGCACCACCCGGGGCCGGTCGCCGGGGCGGTGTACCCAGTCCACGACCAGCAGCCGGCCCGGGACGCGGTC
This is a stretch of genomic DNA from Kitasatospora fiedleri. It encodes these proteins:
- a CDS encoding LuxR C-terminal-related transcriptional regulator, which encodes MRALGDGRGEPGAEQGRLSTLLGLNDHLLEVYRTVVARPGWGVPEIAHHLTMAETEVRTCLDGLAELSMLYAPEDSAGPVALNPEIGLAALLNRRESEIRAQQAQLADARSEAAELAAVYSAHWGQRGNLSLERLDEVASVRARLAELAGQARQELMSFMPGGAQSREALDASRPLDERTLAAGVRIRTLYLDSVRNDRATTEYAHWLAGLGGEIRTIPSLPIRMLIVDRETALLPADPKNTKVGAVMVRAPGVLAALVHLFEVSWQQGQPLEGVRPGKQDGPTAQELELLRLLEAGSTDQVAARQLGVSLRTVRRMMADLTGRLGARSRFEAGVLAGRAGWI